A DNA window from Aspergillus nidulans FGSC A4 chromosome I contains the following coding sequences:
- a CDS encoding uncharacterized protein (transcript_id=CADANIAT00007030) produces the protein MNRFRKSKKEKEVKREKAKEDVVVTETSVPPTTFGAILKKNKKEPESKPDLDIDLSSALPSTDDFRTSLLMPKLSARFSMLREQDDPESLIGKASDDSVLFPRRASRLNLFGHNPSLLTDIDEVSSSGRPSFNHERGSYASGSDGYNGDDDSQHQGSIMSRGRRTEGNNLFGGRQKVYKIPSSGSGRSGRALYEHDVNNSLFRRKPSVKKGNEEEHAPNSPQESEDALSRVSSVNRTTFSSTTSGPMSNTRISTAATSVDEHPLSTSPAQTHNSSSESIQPKPTGPGMATERASVRTRRLYGQALEQSAHTQQASALHRLESLSRQRAGTPEIPSLNRNYSRSAVNLRNGLLKLTTAESSPAASRPTSPPSSATSPSRPQIESELKPPGQPPLSPPVSENEEATLMSALQPEDRGKATAMGMFNKPRTAYDDSQFSHRQLQLFQGRNTPPLRQQSPAPAPSQDELTRQRGFSNASHRSRSGSAGSSNYSEAHRPGSRSTGKSVYASPARPGQIGTFFDNSSPSETEDEGYRPVSRDDYSIHSNHPAFRSRTPSRPTTPTAEENNNTLPEVRFSDLGDLKPIAEHRESIAEQGSNTPASPEKPDSPTIPAGLGLSGLVRTHLRQDSDKSSIMPPPSPRFPPPTEPETAPEPSTEQPQFGQPSHPPTAAPPSVPVVPDPIPDWRDELGISRHQRQASTETQREREEFANELAERRRRVQEKLRDFADESRAASPVSGRQTPDFGQPKPGNAFALLKSKTGKHHLFGRGESRGPRGLPFGGNASTPALVSDDPWGEEDRMAFPHIGRHNNSSSPHVGERSMRSRIASFSRRSQEESRESSRSRGASPHSSFRSRRERSSSNASSRSKSRSRRDRDNLTTLEEDEISSDNGFTYGRRRVTSVTSSTRPSLENYERPMFDNRAPSAASGAYFQESRSATPVDRPFAAPIANSPIIGAPRPSPAAPPFSANATPPLNDANGDSPAASTTTLPQPLPQRAAGHTGLQKRIIDKSKISEPTFISCTSNVPTVGLPPGASLSNGMETPPIPPMNPRRRRQTTTQTILNAFKSQSDYEPSQAQERSTFDDEGQKRSRSRSRPRNRLRKVSSEQGELNATADAMARQSTAPGASASPSPTPYQPRIPMDGGMF, from the coding sequence ATGAATCGTTTTCGCaagtcgaagaaggagaaggaggtcaagagggagaaggccaaggaggatGTCGTGGTTACCGAAACCAGTGTTCCCCCTACTACATTCGGCGCGATtctcaagaagaacaagaaagagcCCGAGTCAAAGCCCGATCTTGACATCGACCTCTCAAGCGCATTACCGTCTACCGATGATTTCCGAACTAGCTTGCTTATGCCGAAACTATCAGCGCGCTTCAGTATGCTACGAGAACAAGACGACCCCGAATCGCTTATCGGAAAGGCCAGCGATGACAGTGTCTTATTTCCTAGGCGCGCTTCGAGATTGAACCTTTTCGGCCACAATCCGAGTCTCCTCACCGACATTGACGAAGTATCCTCTTCAGGTCGGCCGTCGTTCAACCATGAGCGTGGGTCCTATGCGTCGGGAAGTGATGGGTATAATGGAGATGACGATTCCCAACATCAAGGTAGCATAATGAGCCGGGGTAGACGTACTGAGGGAAACAACTTGTTCGGAGGGCGGCAGAAGGTATATAAGATTCCGTCTTCAGGGTCTGGCCGCTCTGGGCGAGCACTTTATGAACATGATGTCAACAATTCGCTTTTTCGACGGAAACCCAGTGTAAAGAAGGGCAATGAAGAGGAACACGCGCCAAACTCTCCACAAGAATCTGAAGATGCATTGTCCAGAGTGTCTTCTGTTAACCGCACCACCTTCTCTTCGACAACTTCAGGGCCGATGAGCAATACCCGcatatcaactgctgcgACTTCTGTGGACGAGCATCCATTGTCTACGTCACCTGCCCAGACACATAACAGTAGTTCGGAGTCCATCCAACCAAAACCAACTGGCCCTGGCATGGCTACTGAGAGAGCGTCCGTTAGGACGCGGCGTTTGTATGGCCAGGCCTTGGAGCAATCGGCTCACACTCAGCAGGCATCGGCCCTTCATCGACTGGAGAGTCTGAGCCGCCAGCGCGCAGGCACTCCGGAGATTCCTTCTCTCAACAGAAACTATTCCCGAAGTGCTGTAAACCTGCGTAACGGACTGCTGAAACTGACCACTGCCgagtcgtcgccagctgcatCCCGACCCACGAgtcctccatcatctgctaCCTCACCTTCAAGGCCACAAATCGAGTCTGAACTAAAACCTCCCGGACAGCCTCCGTTGAGTCCCCCAGTTAGTGAAAACGAAGAGGCGACTCTGATGTCCGCTTTGCAACCTGAAGATCGTGGAAAAGCAACAGCCATGGGCATGTTCAATAAGCCGCGGACTGCCTATGATGATAGTCAATTTTCCCACCGTCAACTTCAACTGTTCCAAGGTCGAAACACACCGCCTCTACGACAACaatctccagcgccagcacctTCTCAAGATGAACTGACGCGTCAACGGGGCTTCTCAAATGCCAGCCATCGGTCGCGGTCGGGCTCTGCCGGGTCTTCTAACTACAGCGAGGCACATCGCCCCGGCAGTCGATCCACTGGGAAGAGTGTATATGCATCCCCTGCCAGGCCCGGCCAAATCGGTACTTTCTTTGATAATTCAAGCCCGAGCGAgaccgaagatgaagggtATAGGCCGGTTTCGCGCGATGACTACTCTATTCATAGCAACCACCCTGCTTTCCGCTCCCGAACTCCATCAAGGCCGACAACGCCAACTGCGGAAGAGAACAACAACACTCTGCCTGAAGTGCGGTTCTCGGATTTGGGCGACCTGAAGCCCATCGCAGAGCACCGGGAGAGCATTGCCGAGCAGGGTAGCAACACCCCGGCCAGCCCCGAGAAGCCTGATTCTCCCACCATACCTGCAGGACTCGGCCTCAGTGGTCTCGTGCGTACACATCTCCGACAGGACAGTGACAAATCTTCTATCATGCCCCCGCCGTCTCCTCGCTTCCCTCCACCTACTGAACCTGAGACTGCCCCGGAACCTTCCACCGAACAGCCTCAATTCGGCCAACCATCTCACCCTCCCACGGCTGCTCCACCGTCAGTTCCAGTAGTTCCCGACCCAATTCCAGATTGGCGGGACGAACTGGGTATCAGCCGGCATCAGCGCCAGGCAAGCACAGAGACacaaagagagcgagaagaatTCGCCAACGAGCTCGCAGAGCGACGTCGCCGCGTGCAGGAAAAGCTTCGAGACTTTGCCGATGAAAGCCGTGCAGCAAGCCCTGTGTCTGGCCGTCAAACTCCTGATTTTGGCCAGCCCAAGCCTGGAAATGCGTTTGCCCTTCTCAAAAGTAAGACCGGCAAGCACCATCTCTTTGGTCGGGGAGAGTCTCGCGGCCCGAGGGGTCTTCCTTTCGGCGGCAATGCATCCACACCAGCCTTGGTCTCGGATGACCCATGGGGAGAGGAGGACAGAATGGCGTTTCCTCATATAGGAAGGCATAACAACTCAAGCTCTCCACATGTAGGAGAACGGTCCATGCGCTCTAGAATTGCAAGCTTCAGTCGCCGCAGCCAAGAGGAATCTCGCGAATCGAGCCGCAGCCGTGGTGCATCCCCTCACTCGAGCTTCCGGTCTCGCCGAGAACGATCGAGTTCGAATGCATCCAGCCGTTCCAAGAGCCGCTCTCGCCGCGATCGCGACAATCTCACTACTttggaagaagacgagataAGCTCTGATAACGGCTTCACTTATGGAAGGCGACGTGTGACGTCGGTTACGTCGTCTACCCGCCCTTCTTTGGAGAATTACGAGCGCCCTATGTTTGACAACAGGGCGCCATCCGCCGCATCAGGTGCATATTTCCAAGAAAGTCGGTCCGCAACACCGGTTGATCGACCATTCGCTGCGCCCATCGCCAACTCGCCAATAATCGGAGCTCCTCGCCCTTCGCCGGCCGCTCCGCCCTTCTCGGCTAACGCAACGCCCCCTCTCAACGATGCGAACGGCGACTCTCCGGCTGCGTCTACGACCACTCTTCCTCAGCCCCTTCCCCAGCGTGCCGCAGGTCACACTGGTCTTCAGAAGCGCATCATCGACAAATCAAAAATCTCCGAACCCaccttcatctcctgcacaTCCAACGTCCCAACGGTCGGGCTTCCTCCTGGCGCAAGCCTGAGCAATGGCATGGAAACCCCTCCTATTCCTCCAATGAACCCACGTCGTCGGCGCCAAACAACTACGCAAACAATCCTCAACGCGTTCAAATCGCAATCTGACTATGAGCCCTCCCAAGCGCAAGAACGCAGCACCTTCGACGACGAAGGCCAGAAGCGTTCCCGGTCCCGGTCGAGGCCGCGCAACCGCCTGCGTAAGGTCTCTAGCGAGCAAGGCGAGCTGAACGCCACTGCTGATGCCATGGCTCGGCAGAGTACAGCGCCTGGTGCCAGCGCATCGCCATCTCCTACACCCTACCAACCTCGCATCCCTATGGACGGAGGCATGTTCTGA
- a CDS encoding uncharacterized protein (transcript_id=CADANIAT00007031), with amino-acid sequence MTSSEFGPELGDIVEEYVLPQVDGTVARRKVKRMEKSRKKKKKRRRRRDEEKESTAEEDDNENVSQERNMDGDRDVSEVEVDVQARQDREEERPLSRDSGVFIVHGNRGVKSPGPEPEIELQQQRLETLQGEQRAELEVRRDDGVVCRIHYRPECQFHRACCVHKPVVSGCGCPPRWSCCCIHHAGDCCHCQTKPVEKSVSVDADADAEEESKTLSLGSSPATPPPERGGGGEGEGEGKCEPNTTTIAASAATPEKPSGVEVRVTPPSPTASQTIEPVRKMGGAEDTKTLAQQAAFELSNALIQMMECSHMSDITLTLQSANEQFWPIVMTAHKCVLARSPLVTNILKNDHACSDIKAFAGRHFTMIKAWEQAVHYLYGRNMLTMTTLKPATLEALGYDPYPGYEPEYPFSLKLAMADMALGYAVSGAFFYMTDLADRGFRLALDLLSWETLEQILYFGLRTGDFCVVFPNPPWLQGSDTSLKCDRLAQGEGEAGEASDKTRPKPNNTASQGAENAAAASQNPAREAQPPYPIPLIKNDWSRRIITASLAFVVENIKPDFKLDCSAQSKIVPDRIPAFLKTVPVTTAADRRNTPVKVHGDFPYVPVTTVPATSSATVANNPRLADVQFGSLPSQNQTAIEEIHKSEREKCAARHTPHTPTPRSKKSPPASSADVPGKEITIPSAILLALDYPELQFVFSMLSRRGVMTSTLAQAIVLERETRRRQALRNYAALLLSSNSKGKHDTVTVLARPAGTEGVGVGAVTLSTEAPTTGGSSPKKGRPKGKARKAAKEAKEAAKDASKEFETATATVVHLPDDVRELCYREFFISKLVGGSGRWDDDESGQVEIEIVLERYDTTRKCIWRR; translated from the exons ATGACTTCGTCTGAGTTCGGGCCGGAGCTGGGCGATATTGTGGAGGAGTACGTGCTACCGCAGGTTGATGGGACTGTAGCGAGACggaaagtgaagaggatggagaagtcgaggaagaaaaagaagaagagaaggaggaggagggacgaagagaaggagagtactgctgaggaggatgataaCGAAAATGTTAGCCAGGAAAGGAATATGGATGGGGATAGAGATGTGagtgaggttgaggttgatgttcAAGCTCGACAAGATAGAGAGGAGGAGCGTCCGCTATCTCGAGATTCAGGCGTGTTCATTGTGCATGGAAATCGCGGTGTTAAGTCACCGGGGCCCGAACCAGAGATcgaactgcagcagcagcggctggagACTTTGCAGGGAGAACAGAGAGCAGAGTTGGAAGTTAGAAGggatgatggtgttgttTGCCGCATTCATTACCGCCCCGAATGCCAGTTTCACCGCGCGTGCTGCGTCCACAAACCTGTCGTttcaggctgcggctgcccCCCTCGGTGGTCGTGCTGCTGCATCCACCACGCAGGCGATTGCTGCCATTGCCAGACCAAACCAGTCGAGAAGAGTGTTAGcgtcgacgccgacgccgacgccgaagAGGAGTCGAAAACGCTCTCACTCGGGTCTTCCCCTGCCACCCCTCCACCTGAACGCGGGGGTggaggcgaaggcgaaggtGAAGGTAAATGTGAACCTAACACAACCACCATCGCTGCCTCAGCAGCCACTCCTGAAAAGCCCTCGGGCGTTGAGGTTAGAGTGACACCCCCTTCCCCAACTGCCTCGCAAACCATCGAGCCCGTTCGCAAGATGGGGGGCGCCGAAGACACCAAGACGTTGGCCCAACAAGCCGCCTTCGAACTGTCCAATGCCCTGATCCAGATGATGGAGTGCAGCCATATGAGCGACATCACCCTTACCCTACAGTCAGCAAACGAGCAGTTCTGGCCGATCGTGATGACCGCTCATAAATGTGTTCTGGCGCGCAGTCCCCTCGTCACCAACATCCTGAAGAACGACCACGCTTGTTCCGATATCAAGGCTTTTGCGGGTAGACACTTTACAATGATCAAGGCATGGGAACAGGCTGTGCATTACCTCTACGGCAGGAATATGCTGACAATGACGACTCTCAAACCTGCTACTCTCGAGGCGCTGGGCTACGACCCGTACCCCGggtacgagcctgaatatcCGTTCTCGCTCAAgttggccatggccgatatGGCGCTGGGCTATGCCGTGTCTGGGGCCTTCTTCTACATGACCGACCTCGCGGACAGAGGGTTCAGGCTCGCCCTTGACCTCCTCAGCTGGGAGACTCTCGAGCAAATTCTCTATTTTGGACTCCGTACCGGCGACTTCTGTGTCGTGTTTCCCAATCCGCCTTGGCTTCAAGGGTCCGATACTTCTCTCAAGTGTGATAGGCTCGCTcagggcgagggcgaggctGGCGAAGCCTCAGACAAGACCAGACCTAAGCCTAATAACACTGCCAGTCAGGGCGCCGAGAACGCAGCTGCTGCAAGCCAGAACCCAGCAAGAGAAGCTCAACCACCATACCCGATCCCCCTCATAAAAAATGACTGGTCGCGGCGCATCATCACCGCGTCATTGGCCTTTGTCGTCGAAAACATCAAACCAGATTTCAAGCTCGACTGCTCCGCGCAGTCGAAGATCGTCCCCGATCGTATCCCGGCCTTTCTCAAAACTGTCCCCGTTACAACCGCCGCAGATAGACGTAACACTCCAGTCAAGGTCCATGGAGATTTCCCGTACGTCCCCGTAACCACAGTCCCTGCAACGTCTTCTGCCACAGTCGCCAACAACCCGCGCCTTGCAGATGTGCAGTTCGGCTCACTTCctagccagaaccagaccgCCATTGAGGAGATCCATAAGAGTGAGAGGGAGAAGTGTGCAGCAAGACACACTCCCCATACACCCACTCCCCGGAGCAAAAAGTCTCCTCCCGCTTCTAGTGCCGATGTCCCTGGCAAAGAGATCACCATTCCCTCcgccatcctcctcgctctcgacTATCCTGAACTCCAGTTCGTCTTTTCGATGCTGTCGAGACGCGGTGTCATGACATCGACCCTTGCCCAGGCGATTGTTCTCGAGCGGGAGACCCGAAGGCGCCAGGCGTTGCGGAACTACGCCgctctccttctttcatccAACTCGAAGGGGAAGCATGACACTGTTACGGTTCTGGCTCGTCCTGCTGGCACCGAGGGCGTAGGTGTCGGTGCGGTGACTCTAAGCACCGAGGCTCCTACTACCGGCGGGTCGAGTCCGAAGAAGGGCAGACCCAAAGGTAAAGCGAGGAAGGCGGCCAAAGAGGCGAAAGAAGCTGCTAAGGATGCCTCAAAGGAGTTCGAAACGGCGACCGCGACGGTGGTGCATCTGCCTGATGATGTGAGGGAGCTGTGCTATCGCGAATTTTTTATTAGCAAGTTGGTTGGTGGCAGTGGAAGatgggatgatgatgagagcgGCCAAGTCGAGATTGAGATTGTGCTTGAGC GATATGACACCACGCGAAAATGcatctggagaagatag
- a CDS encoding putative glycerol dehydrogenase (transcript_id=CADANIAT00007032) — translation MSLADTTYKLNTGAEIPALGLGTWQSAPGEVSAAVYHALKVGYRHIDAAQCYGNETEVGEGIKRALSEGIVKRSEIFVTTKLWCTYHTRIQQALDLSLSKLGLDYVDLYLVHWPLAMNPNGNHDLFPKLPDGSRDLVREHSHVTTWKGMEELITNNPDKVKAIGVSNYSKRYLEQLLPQAKIVPAVNQIENHPALPQQEIVDLCKEKGILITAYSPLGSTGSPLFKAEAIVAVAERRGVTPASVLLSWHLARGSSVLAKSVTPSRIEENRKLVKLEPEDVELIGKYSAELAATNGFQRYVYPPFGVDFGFPDKS, via the exons ATGTCCCTCGCAGATACTACCTACAAACTCAACACCGGCGCCGAGATCCCCGCGCTTGGTCTGG GAACGTGGCAATCCGCGCCCGGTGAAGTCAGTGCAGCCGTCTACCACGCCCTCAAAGTAGGCTATCGTCATATCGACGCAGCCCAATGTTACGGCAACGAGACCGAGGTCGGCGAGGGCATCAAACGCGCCCTCTCTGAAGGCATCGTGAAGCGCTCCGAGATTTTCGTGACCACGAAACTCTGGTGCACATACCACACGCGTATACAGCAAGCACTAGATCTCTCTCTATCAAAGCTCGGTCTCGATTACGTAGACTTGTACCTAGTCCACTGGCCTCTTGCCATGAACCCCAACGGCAACCACGACCTCTTCCCTAAGCTTCCAGACGGCAGCCGCGATCTGGTTCGCGAACACAGCCACGTAACGACGTGGAAGGGAATGGAAGAGCTAATCACGAACAACCCCGATAAGGTAAAGGCGATCGGAGTCTCCAACTACTCGAAGCGGTATCTCGAGCAGTTGCTCCCGCAAGCCAAGATCGTGCCGGCCGTCAACCAGATCGAGAACCACCCTGCACTACCGCAGCAGGAGATCGTGGATCTGTGTAAGGAGAAGGGGATCTTGATTACGGCGTATAGTCCTCTTGGAAGCACAGGAAGTCCGCTGTTCAAGGCCGAAGCCATTGTGGCCGTTGCAGAGAGGAGGGGCGTTACGCCCGCGTCGGTTCTGTTGAGCTGGCATT TGGCCCGCGGCTCCTCCGTCCTCGCCAAATCGGTTACACCTTCGCGCATTGAGGAGAACAGGAAGTTGGTGAAGCTGGAGCCCGAGGATGTCGAGTTAATTGGCAAGTACTCGGCGGAACTGGCTGCGACAAACGGGTTCCAGCGATATGTGTACCCGCCGTTTGGGGTTGACTTTGGATTCCCGGATAAGTCGTGA
- a CDS encoding inositol oxygenase (transcript_id=CADANIAT00007033) — MSPHSNANGAALEELSDAIDNVNVLKQNLKSQNEAKAVEKGLYDESEFDKEKDKTQFRQYEDACDRVKNFYKEQHTKQTVAYNLKARNDFHSKTRAVMSIWEAMEKLNTLIDESDPDTSLSQIEHLLQSAEAIRRDGKPRWMQLTGLIHDLGKLLFFYDARGQWDVVGDTFPVGCAFDDRIIYGTESFKDNEDFNHPIYSTENGIYTPGCGLDNVMLSWGHDEYLYHVVKDQSTLPDEALAMIRYHSFYPWHNAGAYRHLMNEKDEAMLKAVKAFNPYDLYSKSDEVPSVEELKPYYLELIDEFFPNKQIKW; from the coding sequence ATGTCGCCTCACTCCAACGCCAACGGTGCGGCCCTCGAAGAACTCTCTGACGCAATTGACAATGTCAACGTCTTGAAGCAAAACCTCAAATCGCAGAACGAGGCAAAGGCCGTTGAAAAGGGCTTGTACGATGAATCCGAGTTCGACAAGGAAAAGGACAAGACCCAGTTTCGGCAGTACGAGGACGCCTGCGACCGCGTCAAAAACTTCTACAAGGAACAACACACCAAGCAGACCGTCGCATACAATCTCAAAGCCCGTAATGACTTCCATTCCAAGACGCGCGCCGTGATGTCTATCTGGGAGgcgatggagaagctgaacacgcTCATTGACGAGAGCGACCCGGATACCTCTCTTTCGCAGATCGAGCACCTTCTGCAAAGCGCAGAGGCTATCAGACGGGACGGCAAGCCCCGCTGGATGCAGCTGACGGGCCTCATCCACGATCTCGGCaagctccttttcttctatGACGCCCGCGGGCAGTGGGATGTTGTCGGCGATACGTTCCCTGTCGGGTGCGCATTTGACGATCGCATCATCTACGGGACCGAGTCCTTCAAAGACAACGAGGATTTCAATCACCCCATCTATTCAACTGAGAACGGCATCTACACCCCGGGCTGCGGTCTCGACAACGTCATGCTCAGCTGGGGCCACGACGAATACTTGTACCATGTTGTCAAGGACCAGAGCACGCTGCCTGATGAGGCGCTCGCCATGATCCGGTACCACTCTTTCTACCCCTGGCACAACGCTGGGGCGTACCGGCACCTAATGaacgagaaggatgaggcgATGCTGAAGGCCGTCAAGGCGTTCAACCCATATGACCTGTACAGCAAAAGTGATGAGGTGCCGAGtgtggaggagctgaagccGTACTATCTGGAGCTGATCGATGAGTTCTTCCCTAATAAGCAGATCAAGTGGTAG
- a CDS encoding putative NAD binding Rossmann fold oxidoreductase (transcript_id=CADANIAT00007034) — translation MAAKRLKIGCAGLGRMGKRHALNFLERTPRAELVAASTPDDTEIEWAKVHLEPYGVKLYKNYDDMLKHEGLEAVIVASATAVHAEQAIKAIEAEKHVLCEKPLSTSVEISQSVLDAANAKPHLKVMCGFSRRFDASYRDAYNKMSSGALGTPSVIRSQTCDKLDPTGFFVAYAEFSGGIFVDCSIHDIDLTLWFFGQDSKVRSVSAVGITAVEPDLRKHNDRDNAVGLVEFYDGKMAYFYASRMMAAGQEDTSEFIGTKGKVTVNAQPQLNLVQTFDAGGVKKEIPQHYYDRFEYAFVTEANEFTAAVLENKPVPLKLEGAVQAVRIGAALQESLITGEKIFFDENGRRVEKNKL, via the coding sequence ATGGCCGCTAAACGACTCAAGATCGGCTGCGCCGGCCTCGGGCGCATGGGTAAGCGGCATGCGCTCAACTTCCTTGAGCGCACTCCGCGCGCCGAGCTCGTCGCCGCCAGCACACCGGACGACACCGAGATCGAATGGGCTAAGGTCCACCTGGAGCCGTACGGCGTCAAGCTCTACAAGAACTACGACGATATGCTGAAGCACGAAGGCCTCGAAGCCGTCATTGTTGCCTCCGCTACTGCCGTGCACGCCGAACAAGCCATCAAGGCCAtcgaagctgagaagcaTGTCCTCTGCGAGAAGCCGCTGAGCACGAGCGTTGAGATCTCCCAGTCCGTCCTTGATGCCGCGAACGCAAAGCCGCACCTCAAAGTCATGTGCGGATTCTCGCGCCGGTTCGATGCTTCGTACCGGGATGCGTACAACAAGATGTCCTCTGGTGCGCTGGGAACGCCCAGCGTCATCCGCAGCCAGACCTGTGATAAGCTCGATCCGACGGGGTTCTTTGTGGCGTACGCCGAGTTCTCGGGCGGCATTTTTGTCGACTGCTCCATCCACGACATCGATCTGACCCTGTGGTTCTTCGGCCAAGACTCCAAGGTCCGCTCTGTTTCCGCGGTTGGCATCACAGCTGTTGAGCCGGATCTTCGCAAGCACAACGACCGCGACAACGCCGTCGGGCTCGTCGAGTTCTACGACGGCAAGATGGCGTACTTTTACGCCTCCCGGATGATGGCCGCGGGCCAGGAGGACACGTCCGAGTTCATTGGGACCAAAGGCAAGGTCACAGTGAACGCGCAGCCTCAGCTAAATCTGGTGCAAACGTTCGACGCAGGCGGCGTTAAGAAGGAGATTCCGCAGCACTACTATGACCGCTTTGAGTATGCATTTGTTACCGAAGCGAATGAGTTTACTGCGGCTGTTTTGGAGAACAAGCCCGTGCCCTTAAAACTGGAGGGGGCCGTGCAGGCGGTGCGCATTGGCGCAGCGTTGCAGGAGAGTCTGATCACGGGGGAAAAGATCTTCTTCGATGAGAATGGACGGCGGGTGGAGAAGAATAAGCTGTGA
- a CDS encoding uncharacterized protein (transcript_id=CADANIAT00007035): MPPAPQPDPGVNPVLRNALAISLSAKEYRALHDHVQLYPSIQSKLLTPARFEAITRSKNKYNEAAVRSALRVFLGSGVALKILKFIAGRISKVPVETKDRTSLLRSAILRISTALSLMVLLHRLLHRFFVRLRANLRTDEAAPFRERNPRVSKALTSRCAPAVGASLAGLALGICTSDQLRMTLAIYTATRGLEAVYNVMDEKGWLKNKPRWFGSWLLMPVSLAQLFHAFVFDREAMPKLSPTYIHARPATLPLEFAWPEREAIVDSLAVIAKLRWPPNVLPTGLQFISPITGPAHPSIPNLSCALLHPSSPSCATAFTHHLLTSVSALGQFFTLVAFARSALDVKGWLTQPITTINELSRHIIASTAVVAAAVGSAWGSLCLCNAVLPRSVFPTQRFYLSGALAGIPFAFLGKGKNSRNVCLYFFRTAVDSVWKAGVKRGLWKGWRGGELWLFVVAWATLGCVLEARPGALQGPGFRKLLAWSRGEGWTDPLEKRRRR, translated from the exons ATGCCTCCCGCTCCACAACCCGATCCTGGGGTAAATCCGGTCCTCCGCAACGCCCTCGCTATCTCCTTGAGCGCCAAAGAATACAGGGCCCTTCACGACCACGTCCAGTTGTATCCCTCCATACAGAGCAAACTGCTCACTCCAGCACGATTCGAAGCGATTACTCGGTCGAAAAATAAATACAATGAAGCTGCCGTGCGGTCGGCGCTGCGCGTCTTCTTGGGATCGGGAGTCGCTCTGAAGATACTCAAATTTATCGCCGGTCGCATCTCGAAGGTCCCAGTAGA AACGAAGGACCGCACTTCACTACTCCGCTCTGCGATCTTGCGCATATCTACAGCGCTGTCGCTCATGGTATTGCTGCACCGACTCCTTCATCGCTTCTTCGTCCGATTACGCGCGAACCTACGCACCGATGAAGCCGCACCTTTCCGTGAGCGCAACCCGCGGGTCTCGAAAGCACTAACATCGCGATGTGCGCCCGCTGTCGGAGCCAGTTTGGCGGGCCTTGCTCTGGGAATCTGCACAAGCGACCAGCTGCGGATGACGCTCGCAATCTACACAGCTACACGGGGGTTGGAGGCGGTCTACAATGTGATGGACGAGAAAGGATGGCTGAAGAACAAACCGCGGTGGTTTGGAAGCTGGCTGTTGATGCCCGTGTCGCTCGCGCAGCTGTTCCACGCGTTTGTGTTTGACCGCGAGGCGATGCCCAAG CTATCTCCAACTTATATCCACGCCCGGCCAGCTACTCTGCCACTAGAATTTGCCTGGCCTGAGAGGGAAGCGATCGTGGACTCACTTGCGGTGATTGCTAAGCTTCGATGGCC TCCCAATGTCTTGCCTACGGGACTCCAGTTCATCTCGCCCATAACTGGACCAGCACATCCATCAATCCCCAATTTATCATGTGCCCTGCTCCATCCCAGTAGCCCAAGCTGTGCCACAGCTTTCACGCACCACCTCCTCACCTCTGTATCCGCCTTGGGGCAGTTCTTCACATTGGTAGCATTCGCGCGGTCGGCGCTCGATGTAAAAGGCTGGCTCACTCAGCCGATCACCACGATAAACGAACTCTCAAGACATATCATCGCAAGCACCGCGGTCGTCGCAGCAGCGGTCGGATCGGCCTGGGGAAGCTTGTGCCTGTGTAATGCAGTGCTGCCCCGGTCAGTATTTCCGACGCAGCGGTTCTACCTTAGCGGCGCACTTGCGGGAATACCGTTCGCCTTccttggaaaaggaaaaaatAGCCGCAACGTGTGCTTGTACTTTTTCCGCACTGCCGTGGACTCAGTATGGAAGGCCGGGGTCAAGCGGGGATTGTGGAAAGGGTGGAGAGGCGGAGAGCTTTGGCTCTTTGTCGTTGCCTGGGCCACTCTGGGCTGCGTTCTCGAGGCGCGACCGGGCGCGCTGCAGGGTCCTGGATTTAGGAAGCTGCTGGCCTGGTCGAGGGGAGAAGGATGGACCGATCCGCTTGAGAAGCGGAGGCGACGGTGA